Below is a genomic region from Deltaproteobacteria bacterium.
AATTTTTCTGCTGTTCGACTTCTAGCTTTGACGGCCTATCAGCATCAACTTTCTTTTTATGCGTCGTTTTGTGTGACTTCAATTTTTCGTTCACCATTGCGGGTAGGCGATCTGAATAAATATCGTAGAAGTCACAGAGAGAGTCTGCAAGTAGCACACGTCGGTGAGATTCTAAAAATTCATATTTTACGTTTACATTTGTATACGCCGATAATTTTGACTTTAGGATTTTGAAAACGTCTTCAGCATCTTCATTATAAAGATCAGACGGATAAGTGGCTGCAAACAATATGCTTGTGTCAGCAAAAAAGCCTTTGGGCTCTAGCGAAGTTTTATTAATAAACTTTTCAAGTTCAGAAAATTCCCCCAGGCTCATTACTACATTTCCAAATCTTGACGATTAGAACGTGATGGCTTTGCGACCCGCTCATCTTTTTTCGGCTGAGGAAGTTTTTTTGCTTTCTCACGCGCTTTTTTTAATGTGTCTTCGCGTCTCTTCTTATAGATTTCCCGCAGTTCTTGAACCGGGTTTGCACTTTGGTTTTTAGTGTTTTTACTCATAAAATTTACCTCAAATATTATTTAAGTTATAACATAGCTTTTGGAGCCGGTAAAATACTGAAATCACTACGGTATTTATCCGACCTTGTCCGGCTCTTTGCCCCGCACTTTTTCTAACCATTTTTGAACGACATTTAATCTTTTAGTATTGATCTCGTAAAGCTGCTCTCTTCCCTGTTTCTCAACCGTCACCAAGCCTGCTTGTTCTAAATTTTGCAGGTGACTTGTAGTTGTAGGCCAAGAGCATGATAGTAGGTCGGCAATTTCACCGCCAAGCATGGGGCTATTCTTCTGGCTCAAGGATAGCAATATATGCCTCCTAGACCGATGGGACAATGCAAAAAACACCGCCTCAAATTCATCTATTTCTTTTTTAGATGCCGCTGGTTTCTTCATAATTAATAAATCAATAACACAAATATTAATTAGCTTTCAATCTAATTAATATTGAATAACAAGAGGAGTTACTCTATAACATGATATATATCGAGCTGGATGAAAGCTCGAAGTTCTTTGAAAATCAAATAGTCTCTATTTTCCAAATGGGACTTTGTTTTGAATGAAGTCGAAGCGGCAGAATCATTCACCAATCAGAACTTTGAATCATCTGATTGGATGAATACCGAAGAAGCAGCTTTGTATCTTCGAATTCTCAGCAAAGGGGGCAAACCCTGTGTAGGCAGAATTAGAAACCTAGTGAGCCTGGGTAAGATTCCGTTTTACAAACCATTTGGACGATTGCTGTTCAAACGATCCGAACTGAAAATTTTCATTGAATCCTCTAGAAAAGGAGGATTCAAATGGCGATAAGTGAGTATATCAACTCTTCGACAGGTGAGAAATTATTTAAGGTTCGGATTAAACGACGAAGCCCAAGAGAAGCGGGTCTTGCTATTGATAAACGTGAACAAGGATTTAAAACCAAGGCTGAAGCCGAAAGAGCTGAAAGAAAACTCTTTATCCAGGCTGAACGGGAATTAACGGAAGTTGAGCAAAAAACTTGTTTGTGGAAAAATTTAGTCGACGAGTGGGAGGTCAATGCCAGACAAGGCGACATCTTCATTCGTGCTCTGAGCCCCCAAACAATTGACGATTACACCTACACTATTCGCGATCACTGCAAAGAATGGTTGCGGCTGCATGTTGATGAAATTGACCGCGCTCGTGCGTGGATGGTTTTAGATCGTGTGGAGCGCGAGATTTCAATTTCAAGACGCAAGCGACTACGAACTGCGATAGATGCCGTTTTTAAGTGGGGCATATTAGCTGGGAAGCTTAAGGGTCTGACCGTGATTCCAACGGATGGGTTTAAATCTTTGCTAAAAGAAGAGGAAAAAATGCCTGAGATTTTGAATCTCGGGCAAATTAGAGCGCTTCTTGATTATGCCGAGAAGGTCAATCATCCTTGGTATCCGCATTGGGCACTGGCACTTTTCACTGGAATGCGTTCGGGAGAACTCTATGCTTTAGAGTGGGATCAGGTCGATTTTGAAAACAAACTGATTTACGTTCATAAAAATTGGACCAATCGCACAGGCTATGGTCCAACTAAAGGACGTTATTGGCGAGCCGTACCGATTGAAAGCACACAGGTGCTTGAGCTTTTAAAAGAGCTTAAAATCAAGCGAGCTAACGACAAGTTTGTTCTTCACCACTTTAAAGTCTGGACCGACGGTGAGCAGGCCTCGATTCTAAGAGAGTTTTGTATTGGTTCGGGGTTGCCTTCTGTGAGGTTCCACACATTACGAGCATGTTTTGCTACCCAGCTTATCCGCGATAGTGTCGCTCCGGCTGTAGTCATGAAGATCTGTGGCTGGAAAGACCTTAAAACCATGCAGCGTTATATTCGGCTTGCGGGTATCGAGGTGAAGGGCGCAACGCAAGGGCTGAAGCTGTTACCAGAGCGTGAAGTTATGGGTCGTGTTGTGTCGTTATTTAGGCAAGAATAGAAACTGTTTCCGGTTGCCATCAGATGAGTCTGGTGGCAATTTGGTGGAATTGGTGACTAAGGCATTGATTTTATTCAATCACCGACGTCACCTCCAAATTATTTCTGATGTTCTCAGAAAACTTAGATAAACCATCAAAATTATTAACAAAAGATTTCAGTAACTTAGCTGAGTCAGATTTAAGAATCGTCACAGAAAATCACCGATCATCACAGAGTTTGGCTACTTTTTGGCTACACGCTGGCTACTTTGTTCGGAAGATTTTTAAACTGTGAACCTTAAATGGAGGTAGCGGTTTTCGTCGAACCCCCACTTTATTTTTCAAAAGAACCTTTGACACTTATTGGAGGTTTTTTATGTTTGGAGTTGTTCAATTTATCAGAAGTCTACTTTTGGTTGCCGTTATGCTTGGAGCTGCTGGGGTGTGAGTTCCGTTTAGCACGCCTTCGTGAGCGCAAAAAAATTCAACTTTTAAATATGACAAAAAAAAGAGTCTTCTGGTCTTCGTTTCTCGAGTAGCCGTTCGATGAATATCCGTCTCTTCCTTAAAATTTACCGATGAGCCCCGGCGCTTTTCGTACTCTCTTTCGGGCGAGTACCCGATACTTTTTTTTCACGGTCCACTAAATTTATTTTACAGGAATGCGGGCCTTTATGTACAGTAGTTTGCCGCCACTTCAAAAAATAATCTGGGAAGAAGTTCTGCCCGGCATCGGCTATTATCCATCATCTAAATCAGTCGTTTTTTGAACAGAACTGTTAAGCACAGTGGTACGTAAAAAATTTAATTTTAAATTAAAATCATATTTCAAAAACATACCTAAAATAATTTTTAAATTTCAAGAAAGCAGTTTTTTGAAGCGAAATTTTTTGGAAAATAATTTTTGGATACAAAAATATCTACGAGAAATACTGCATTAACCTTTTAATTGCTTTAGGATTTCTGAATTTTCAAAATACAAATTTAAAATTGTGGTGAACAAAAGGACTTCGCTTTTATTGAATCTAAAGCTCTAACTATGTCTTTTTTGCTGTACAAAATGAAGACAGTTTTCAAAACTCAAGTTTTACTTTAAGTTCTCTGGAAATTAACAACATCGTTTTAAAATGTTAACCAAGGAAATTAATCCCAACACATTTGCAACGGAACCACGGTATCAAGGAGTAGCAGTGAAACACCATTTATCAATTCTTTTTTTAATGACGTTAGTTTTAGCCGCATCAATTGCCAAGGCAGATTTTGAAAAATGTCAGTATAATCTTTATAGACACGGTGGATTAACTGGCGGGAGTGCAGCTCAAACCTGCTTACGTCAGTAACCCCTTCTTTTTGTAGCTCAAAATAAAAATGCGGATCTGCCTTTGACATTAGCGGAACCGCTTCTGTTAGAACAATTTCAAATCTAACCCTAAAAAGGCTATCCTTCTGAGCGAATTAAATTAGTCATATTGCTCGCCCTTTGTATCGAAAACCATCCCCTGGAATAAAAAGACCAGGCATTTTTGAGCAAGTGGGTTTTAACGAATACTTGGTACTATTTCGATAAGGATGGATACAATTTATACTTTCACTTTTTGTCGCTTGTGGCTCTTCCCGCTGACGCCAGATTCCTTATAACTTCACTAATTTTTTTTCGATCTAAAGGCTTTCCGAAGATTCCTGA
It encodes:
- a CDS encoding helix-turn-helix transcriptional regulator, yielding MKKPAASKKEIDEFEAVFFALSHRSRRHILLSLSQKNSPMLGGEIADLLSCSWPTTTSHLQNLEQAGLVTVEKQGREQLYEINTKRLNVVQKWLEKVRGKEPDKVG
- a CDS encoding helix-turn-helix domain-containing protein, translated to MNEVEAAESFTNQNFESSDWMNTEEAALYLRILSKGGKPCVGRIRNLVSLGKIPFYKPFGRLLFKRSELKIFIESSRKGGFKWR
- a CDS encoding site-specific integrase → MAISEYINSSTGEKLFKVRIKRRSPREAGLAIDKREQGFKTKAEAERAERKLFIQAERELTEVEQKTCLWKNLVDEWEVNARQGDIFIRALSPQTIDDYTYTIRDHCKEWLRLHVDEIDRARAWMVLDRVEREISISRRKRLRTAIDAVFKWGILAGKLKGLTVIPTDGFKSLLKEEEKMPEILNLGQIRALLDYAEKVNHPWYPHWALALFTGMRSGELYALEWDQVDFENKLIYVHKNWTNRTGYGPTKGRYWRAVPIESTQVLELLKELKIKRANDKFVLHHFKVWTDGEQASILREFCIGSGLPSVRFHTLRACFATQLIRDSVAPAVVMKICGWKDLKTMQRYIRLAGIEVKGATQGLKLLPEREVMGRVVSLFRQE